The Deltaproteobacteria bacterium genome includes a region encoding these proteins:
- a CDS encoding TraR/DksA family transcriptional regulator, whose product MAKQSPKSLSGRAVKAVAVKKAAMKKISKPVKKAASAKKAPAKKPVATKKPVETKVKAISSKVDADKKKSTTAATKVAPAKKAAEAPAPKKVDLKKSAPAAPVKPGTKKDLDERVSRGVAATSKKPDATSGRAAASKSGEPPKSAHAPIRVEPKIIEVPQQEFVPRAPNVTLFSADELEVFRDLLVSERSKILAKARHIMEEGNIQIDKNEMMDEVDQASAMVEQNLTFRLLDRDRKLLSEIDHALAKIETGDYGYCEGTGEPIPKRRLELRPWCRHSVKYKEKLERMKKSGRGVVDEDEA is encoded by the coding sequence ATGGCAAAACAATCTCCGAAAAGCTTGAGCGGGCGGGCCGTCAAAGCTGTTGCTGTGAAGAAGGCTGCTATGAAAAAAATATCGAAACCTGTAAAAAAAGCTGCCAGTGCCAAGAAGGCCCCCGCCAAGAAGCCGGTTGCTACTAAAAAACCAGTGGAAACTAAGGTGAAAGCAATCAGTTCCAAGGTGGATGCCGATAAGAAGAAATCAACGACTGCTGCTACTAAGGTGGCCCCCGCTAAAAAGGCGGCGGAAGCTCCAGCGCCTAAAAAAGTCGACTTGAAGAAATCGGCACCTGCTGCCCCTGTCAAACCCGGGACCAAAAAGGACCTAGACGAGCGCGTCAGTCGCGGGGTTGCAGCAACCAGCAAGAAGCCGGATGCCACTTCAGGAAGAGCCGCAGCTTCAAAAAGTGGCGAGCCGCCTAAGTCGGCTCATGCACCGATTCGAGTTGAGCCAAAGATTATCGAAGTGCCTCAACAAGAATTCGTACCGCGCGCCCCCAACGTGACGCTGTTCTCGGCCGACGAACTTGAGGTATTTCGCGACCTGTTAGTGAGCGAGCGCAGTAAGATTCTGGCTAAAGCCCGTCACATCATGGAAGAGGGCAATATCCAGATTGATAAAAACGAAATGATGGATGAGGTTGACCAGGCCTCTGCCATGGTCGAGCAAAATTTAACCTTCCGCCTGCTAGATCGTGACCGCAAACTCCTTAGTGAGATTGACCATGCCCTAGCTAAAATTGAAACTGGCGACTATGGCTACTGCGAGGGCACTGGTGAGCCAATTCCCAAGCGCCGCCTCGAGCTGCGCCCATGGTGCCGCCATAGCGTTAAGTACAAAGAGAAGCTTGAGCGAATGAAAAAATCCGGTCGCGGCGTTGTGGACGAGGACGAGGCTTAA
- the mutS gene encoding DNA mismatch repair protein MutS translates to MSEKDMTVPTAADIATMTPMMRQYWELKSRCGDAILFFRMGDFYEIFGGDATLVAPLLELVLTSRERGDDQKIPFCGVPHHSAKNYWLRLLKRGFKVALADQVEDPATAKGLVKRDIIKIMTPGCIDDPEALDRDAPNYVAAVHEEPGSGCWTFALADLSTGELRLGNLKDHSEIYSAVEKFRPRELLARRFFHSEFEQLMRPYRDTSPLLIEPLPEATLRDHAAQKAILNEIFGMPELCAQPSGSVIGGDALVAALLSHFRSLQTGISQFLSVRPLSEAHTIALDETVVRDLELFETARRRDSEGSLFKEINHTLSPMGARLLRYFLANPLLDPKQIRGRHEAVRCLTELGEQRLAEARTHLKLVGDLERLTTRILGAAASPLDLLRVQQTLTTAMWLVDALITKDQKTLSSPLYQSLAMALKMSRPVLEVLGASLNDEPKTLGLGNSVFRLGYDPELDQLNELAKSGEAQVDAYQEKLRASTGIGSLKIKNHKSYGLLIEVTRTHTAKVPENFIRRQTMVNCDRFVTVELEELGETLLSASDRAVHREAQLFQDLLSRLSSFKNELRSTGQALGTIDLLQSFAWLALRQNYVEPTIVPEGGLHIRGCRHPVVERYVGRHAYTPNDIEISQEQRQILITGPNMAGKSTVMRQIAITAILNQIGSFVPALEARLPIFDRIFTRVGASDDLARGQSTFMVEMSESAHILRHASRNSLVILDEVGRGTSTRDGLALAAAILKDLALRVKCFALFATHYHELVRVATALPSVRPMQIEVVEQNETILFTHRLKDGSVDNSYGLEVARLAGVPKHVLVQASEFLEIEAERPKHEPPTTKSDRMIQGATAKGESPPLETMGLDLHGAKTDDSETQAAQSRLCTRLRSLNLNRLTPLQALNILAELQDLALPRATRTLFEADLG, encoded by the coding sequence ATGAGTGAGAAAGATATGACTGTGCCGACAGCCGCTGATATTGCCACAATGACCCCGATGATGCGTCAGTATTGGGAACTTAAATCACGCTGCGGCGATGCTATCTTATTTTTCCGCATGGGCGATTTCTATGAAATCTTCGGTGGCGACGCCACGTTAGTGGCACCGTTACTTGAGCTAGTTCTAACCAGTAGAGAGCGCGGAGATGATCAGAAAATACCTTTTTGTGGCGTACCTCATCACAGCGCAAAAAACTACTGGTTGAGACTACTCAAGCGGGGCTTCAAAGTAGCCCTAGCTGATCAGGTTGAAGACCCCGCAACTGCAAAAGGCCTCGTCAAGCGCGATATCATCAAGATAATGACACCGGGATGTATAGACGATCCAGAGGCACTAGACCGCGACGCGCCCAACTACGTCGCCGCAGTACATGAAGAGCCCGGGTCTGGTTGTTGGACTTTTGCACTTGCTGATTTGTCCACAGGTGAGCTCCGTCTTGGCAACCTGAAAGATCACTCTGAAATATACAGCGCGGTCGAAAAATTTCGTCCGCGCGAGCTTCTCGCGCGTCGTTTTTTTCACTCAGAATTTGAGCAGCTAATGCGGCCTTACCGTGACACATCCCCGCTGCTCATCGAGCCATTACCAGAGGCAACATTACGCGATCATGCTGCACAAAAGGCTATACTAAATGAAATATTTGGCATGCCAGAACTCTGTGCGCAACCATCTGGCAGCGTGATCGGTGGGGACGCGTTAGTTGCGGCACTGCTAAGTCACTTTCGCTCTTTGCAAACAGGTATCTCTCAGTTCTTGAGTGTGAGACCGCTTTCTGAAGCACACACAATAGCTCTCGACGAGACCGTGGTGCGCGACCTCGAGCTCTTTGAAACCGCGCGCCGTCGTGACAGCGAGGGTAGCCTTTTTAAGGAAATCAACCACACCCTATCGCCGATGGGCGCGAGACTTCTGCGCTACTTTTTGGCCAATCCCTTGCTTGATCCCAAGCAGATCCGCGGACGTCATGAGGCAGTTCGTTGCCTTACTGAACTCGGCGAGCAACGGCTCGCTGAGGCGCGCACGCATCTGAAGCTTGTAGGTGATTTAGAACGCCTGACTACGCGCATTCTAGGTGCTGCAGCAAGCCCTCTCGATTTGCTCCGCGTGCAGCAAACTTTAACCACAGCTATGTGGTTAGTCGATGCTCTGATCACAAAGGATCAAAAGACGCTTAGTAGTCCACTGTACCAGTCTCTTGCCATGGCTCTGAAGATGAGTCGACCGGTCCTAGAAGTACTGGGTGCTAGCCTTAACGATGAGCCCAAAACCCTTGGCCTGGGTAATTCAGTATTTCGCCTAGGTTATGACCCCGAGCTCGACCAGCTGAACGAACTTGCCAAATCGGGGGAAGCGCAGGTCGACGCCTACCAAGAGAAATTACGCGCCTCTACCGGCATTGGTAGTCTCAAGATTAAAAATCACAAATCATACGGACTACTGATTGAGGTCACGCGGACACATACCGCGAAGGTTCCGGAGAATTTTATCCGCCGCCAGACCATGGTCAATTGCGATCGCTTTGTCACCGTTGAGTTGGAGGAACTTGGCGAGACGCTTCTTTCGGCCAGCGATCGTGCCGTGCATAGGGAGGCACAACTTTTTCAGGATCTCCTAAGCCGTTTGTCCTCGTTTAAAAATGAATTGAGATCTACCGGTCAAGCTCTTGGTACCATCGATCTACTGCAATCTTTTGCTTGGCTCGCACTCAGACAAAATTACGTTGAACCCACAATCGTACCAGAGGGTGGGTTGCACATCCGCGGGTGTCGCCATCCAGTTGTTGAACGCTACGTGGGTCGCCACGCCTACACGCCGAACGACATAGAGATTAGCCAGGAGCAGCGACAGATCTTAATTACCGGTCCCAATATGGCCGGAAAATCGACAGTGATGAGGCAAATAGCGATTACCGCGATACTCAACCAGATCGGCAGCTTTGTACCGGCCCTCGAAGCGCGACTACCAATCTTTGACCGCATCTTCACCCGCGTTGGCGCGAGCGACGATCTTGCGCGCGGACAGTCGACTTTCATGGTGGAGATGTCGGAGTCGGCTCATATCTTGCGACACGCGAGTCGAAACAGCTTGGTGATTTTGGATGAGGTTGGCCGCGGTACATCCACCCGTGACGGCCTAGCTCTCGCGGCGGCTATTCTCAAAGATCTGGCGCTCAGAGTTAAATGCTTCGCCCTTTTTGCGACCCACTACCATGAGCTTGTTAGGGTGGCTACTGCACTTCCTTCCGTACGCCCGATGCAAATTGAGGTCGTGGAACAAAACGAAACTATACTCTTTACCCATCGGCTTAAGGATGGCTCGGTCGATAATTCTTACGGGCTCGAGGTCGCACGACTCGCAGGAGTACCCAAACATGTCCTCGTTCAAGCATCTGAGTTTCTCGAGATTGAGGCAGAAAGACCTAAGCACGAGCCACCGACGACCAAATCAGACCGCATGATCCAAGGTGCAACCGCAAAAGGCGAGAGCCCACCTTTGGAGACTATGGGCCTCGACCTACACGGTGCGAAAACTGACGATTCCGAAACACAGGCTGCCCAGAGCCGTCTTTGCACCCGACTCCGGAGCCTTAACTTGAACCGTCTGACACCACTGCAAGCTCTCAATATCCTTGCTGAATTACAGGATCTCGCTTTACCGCGAGCGACCCGGACCTTATTTGAGGCAGACCTAGGGTGA
- a CDS encoding cysteine desulfurase, translating to MIKPIYVDANGTYPIKPAHYDAVAAALKSVDGNPSSIHAPGRNAKIALEDARTAVARLLGATANEIIFTSGATEANNFALSGSLRAGLADMKPLGEAPRIVVTATEHAAVIETAKALSERGLCELQIAPVSTSGQIDLNALESLITPNTALVSYLAANNETGVVQATADVARRIRSLNNKVHIHVDAVQLLGKSDLSWLASSDIDSAAFSAHKIGSYKGVGALYLRRGKKLTPLVTGGGQERGRRAGTENMPGIVSFGIRARELLSELPLMIANMTAARDALLQELKSVPDAVIHGLNSERLPNTVNFHIDGVAGDDILLNLDIASIYASSGSACSSSVARPSHVLTAMGYSDWVALNSVRVSFTGDAAVSEVGAIIRIIHEVRQRSITHK from the coding sequence ATGATTAAACCAATATACGTCGATGCCAATGGCACTTATCCGATTAAACCCGCTCATTACGATGCGGTGGCAGCAGCACTGAAAAGTGTGGATGGAAACCCCTCCTCGATTCATGCTCCGGGAAGAAATGCCAAGATCGCATTGGAGGATGCGCGGACTGCGGTTGCTCGCCTTTTGGGCGCGACGGCTAATGAGATCATCTTCACTTCGGGTGCTACTGAAGCAAACAATTTTGCGCTGAGCGGTTCTTTACGTGCCGGCCTGGCCGATATGAAGCCACTTGGAGAAGCACCAAGAATTGTGGTTACTGCCACTGAGCACGCGGCTGTTATAGAAACCGCTAAGGCACTCAGCGAGCGAGGACTATGTGAACTACAGATCGCGCCGGTGAGCACGTCAGGCCAGATTGATTTAAATGCACTCGAAAGTCTCATCACTCCCAATACCGCGCTAGTCTCTTATCTTGCTGCTAATAACGAAACTGGCGTAGTTCAGGCTACAGCTGACGTGGCACGTCGGATCAGGAGTCTGAACAACAAAGTGCACATCCACGTAGATGCTGTGCAGCTTCTGGGTAAAAGTGATCTGTCATGGCTAGCAAGTAGTGATATTGACTCGGCTGCCTTTTCTGCCCATAAAATCGGCAGCTACAAAGGTGTGGGCGCTCTCTATTTGCGTCGCGGTAAAAAGCTCACTCCGCTAGTCACTGGTGGGGGTCAAGAGCGAGGACGCCGTGCCGGTACTGAGAACATGCCAGGAATCGTTTCCTTCGGTATACGAGCACGGGAGTTACTGAGCGAGCTGCCACTGATGATCGCCAATATGACAGCTGCGAGAGATGCGTTACTCCAAGAATTAAAATCGGTTCCTGACGCCGTAATTCATGGACTTAATAGTGAGCGACTACCTAACACGGTAAATTTCCACATCGACGGCGTCGCCGGTGACGACATACTGCTCAATCTAGACATCGCGAGTATTTACGCATCGAGCGGAAGTGCGTGTTCCTCGAGCGTTGCCAGGCCCAGTCATGTGCTGACCGCGATGGGATACTCTGACTGGGTGGCACTTAATTCAGTGAGAGTCAGTTTTACCGGTGATGCTGCGGTGTCAGAGGTCGGTGCCATCATTCGCATCATCCATGAGGTGCGTCAGCGCTCGATTACCCACAAATAG
- a CDS encoding TIGR04552 family protein, which translates to MREQGLTKDELANLWQFPWPIMDVLIGGKSSIDLTELSIRSHDEAEAFLRAYGYDATNPEDLRQITAAKEEAIAFIEQQLLNPKEWQRGIKPPDEIINCEDPCLLLIWASNCDPSDLWRSHWSCAVLRVMHTIAHLEGVHRTIDMQAARAQIFARFQEYLKQDDDGKLWFGSPNARCELAAIEWKEVKSRNSIILKLLHKRDNVAETIYDYVGIRFITKNLSEAMLVVKMLHKHNIIVYPNAYPSRARNNLIDAQRFQIEIEGLRQKLQAGTLSAEAFRSAVTQISVEAPIVPATTSNPHSSSSYRAIQMTGRQLIKIQSAKLEWLFKLTQGQPAREPKLSSLMATVRDLVKHLPTAKDHRYDSAFFPFEVQILDLAAHQQAQSGDANHDRYKSSQVRAARKRVLSQVLETAKYSQT; encoded by the coding sequence ATGCGGGAGCAAGGCTTGACCAAAGACGAACTCGCTAACCTATGGCAATTTCCTTGGCCGATCATGGATGTCCTGATCGGTGGCAAGTCATCTATAGATTTGACCGAGTTAAGTATCAGAAGCCACGACGAAGCCGAGGCCTTCTTGCGCGCCTACGGATACGATGCGACGAACCCGGAAGATCTCCGTCAAATCACTGCTGCCAAAGAAGAGGCTATCGCCTTTATCGAGCAACAACTTCTTAATCCTAAAGAATGGCAGCGGGGTATCAAACCTCCGGATGAGATCATCAACTGTGAGGATCCCTGTCTACTTTTGATATGGGCATCGAACTGTGACCCTAGCGATTTGTGGCGTAGTCACTGGTCGTGTGCCGTGCTGCGTGTGATGCACACAATCGCTCACCTTGAGGGGGTGCATCGGACCATTGATATGCAAGCGGCACGGGCACAAATTTTCGCGCGCTTTCAAGAGTACCTAAAACAGGATGACGACGGAAAGTTGTGGTTTGGCAGCCCCAATGCGCGCTGCGAACTCGCAGCAATCGAGTGGAAGGAAGTGAAAAGTCGCAACTCGATTATTCTAAAACTACTGCACAAACGCGATAACGTCGCCGAGACCATTTATGACTACGTGGGCATTAGGTTTATCACCAAGAATTTAAGCGAAGCCATGTTAGTCGTGAAAATGTTGCATAAACACAACATCATTGTTTATCCAAATGCCTATCCCTCACGGGCGCGTAATAATTTAATCGATGCACAGCGTTTTCAAATCGAAATCGAGGGATTAAGACAGAAATTACAAGCAGGCACCCTGTCAGCAGAGGCATTTAGATCCGCTGTAACTCAAATCAGCGTCGAGGCGCCCATAGTCCCAGCAACTACCAGTAACCCACATTCATCCTCGTCCTATAGAGCTATTCAAATGACCGGTCGACAGCTAATTAAGATTCAGTCCGCCAAATTGGAATGGTTATTTAAACTTACCCAAGGACAACCCGCCAGGGAGCCCAAATTGAGTAGTTTAATGGCGACTGTTCGGGACTTGGTGAAGCACCTACCAACCGCCAAAGACCATCGTTACGACTCAGCTTTTTTCCCGTTTGAGGTCCAAATCCTTGATCTGGCTGCCCATCAGCAGGCGCAGTCTGGAGACGCTAACCACGACCGCTACAAGTCCTCGCAAGTAAGGGCGGCTCGCAAGCGCGTCCTATCTCAGGTCCTTGAGACAGCTAAATACAGTCAGACATGA
- a CDS encoding TlpA family protein disulfide reductase encodes MIQFWRMFIITILLTFVHTDAWANSGGGAKHGADPAPPPKPDRANHKFWESWVPMLGFTATKIPGLVDQQKVSPEEGRMLVVVFVASWCEPCQQLMPDLVKMQRRYQQLPVDFAYVFMHDTREDAEGFMKEFSIDGGYLANADVHKVFHNPELPTIYVGDRHKWLAARYEKARRSDLPQLDELMKLITAN; translated from the coding sequence ATGATTCAGTTTTGGCGCATGTTCATCATTACGATTCTGCTGACCTTCGTCCACACAGATGCGTGGGCTAACTCCGGTGGCGGTGCAAAACATGGTGCCGACCCAGCCCCACCCCCAAAACCAGATCGCGCCAACCACAAGTTTTGGGAATCGTGGGTACCCATGCTTGGCTTTACTGCGACTAAGATTCCAGGCTTAGTTGATCAGCAAAAAGTGAGTCCAGAAGAAGGTCGTATGTTAGTCGTTGTATTCGTTGCGTCTTGGTGCGAGCCTTGTCAGCAGCTCATGCCTGATTTGGTGAAAATGCAGCGTCGCTACCAACAACTACCTGTCGATTTTGCTTATGTATTTATGCACGACACGCGCGAGGATGCTGAGGGTTTCATGAAAGAGTTCAGCATCGATGGTGGTTACCTGGCTAACGCCGATGTTCATAAGGTTTTCCACAATCCGGAATTGCCAACGATATATGTTGGCGACAGGCACAAGTGGCTGGCGGCAAGATACGAGAAAGCTAGGCGCAGCGATTTACCTCAACTCGACGAGTTAATGAAGCTGATCACAGCCAATTGA